The following DNA comes from Chitinophagales bacterium.
TTACAGGTTTCATGGTAATACAAAGCTATGGAAAAAGCATTATTTATAAGCAAATTATATAAATACCATGCTGTTTAGAATGATATAATAGCCTTATTTTTAATTAACTATTGAGTATAAAGAGTATTTTTGCTGAAATATAAAAAACAAACACATGAAAATAATGAAGATTTTATTAGGAATTATTGGTGTAATACTATTGGCGTATATGGCTTTAGGTGTATTTGGAAAAAAGAACTACAAAGTAGAAAGAGAAATATTAATACAAGCCCCAAAAGAAGCTATTTGGAAGCACATAAGTAACTATAATAATTGGGGGGCGTGGTCTCCGTGGGTTAATAAAGACTCAAATGCAGTATATACTTTTTCTGAAGAACAAGGGGGCGTTGGTGCGGCTCAATCTTGGGAAGGTAATGAAGAAGTAGGCAAAGGCTCTATGGAAACCACAAAAACGGAGGGAAACGATTTATTAGAATATAAATTACAATTTATAGAACCTTGGGAAATGCAGTCTTATGGTGGATTTACTTTAGAAACTGTAGATGAAGGCACTAAAGTTACTTGGACAGACCAAGGCAATATTCCCTTTATGCAAAGAGCCTTTATGATATTTATGGATATGGACAAAATGATAGGCCCTGATTTTGAATTGGGATTACAAAAACTAAAAGAAATAGCTGAAAATGAGAAAAGCTTAGCACAGGAATATGAAATTAAAACCATAGATTTTCCTGTCACCACATACATTGGCAAAAAATACAAAATAGCTTTTACTAATTTAGATGCAGAACTATTTGGCAATACATACCAAACCATAGGTGTGTTTTTAGCAAAAAACAACTTAGAATCTGAGGGCATGCCTGCTGCAATATATTTCTCGTGGGACATGGAAAATGGCACAACAGAGATGGCTCCTGTAATTCCCGTAGCCAACTATACTAACGGAACAAAATTAACAGACGAGTTAGAAGTTTTTAGTGCTAATGCCACAAAAGCGTTAGAGGTAGATTATTATGGTCCCTATGAAGAATCAGGCAAAGCACATGAGGCTATTTCTAAGTATTTAGTAGAAAACAATATAGAGGTTAAAGGTTTTGTTATAGAAGAATATGCCAATGACCCTGCAACAGTAAACAGCTCACAAGAGTATTTAACTAAAATATATTATCTGTTAAATTAATTTCTCCTTGAGATACTCGAACCACGACTCCAAGTCGTGGCACGAGTATTTTAGAGCCTAAAATTCTCTAATACACAATGTCTAACTGTCTAAAAATTTAATAATTTTCTGCCAATTTGTCCCTAAATATACAATGGCAAAGAATTTGACAGCACCTAATAATATAATATTAAGTGAAACTATGAGCCAAGAAGAACAAAACGAAAAAATAGAAGAACAAGAAATAAACAAAGAGGAAAATACTGCCGAAGAGCCGGAAGTAACAGAAGCTACAGAAGAAAACTCTGTAGAAACTTTAGAAAGAAAACTACAAGAGCAAAAAGATAAATATTTGCGTTTATTTGCCGATTTTGACAACTATAAAAAACGTACAGCCAAAGAACGCTTAGACCTACTAAACACAGCAGGAAAAGATATTATTTTAAGCATTTTACCTGTTTTAGATGATTTTGAACGAGCTATAGCTGTTGCCGATAACGCTACAGATGTAAACTCTGTAAAAGAAGGTATGGATTTAATAAAAAACAAGCTATTTAATACCTTAAAACAAAGAGGTTTAGAGCCTATGGATAGCCAAGGCAAAGATTTTGATGCAGAGCAGCAAGAAGCCATTACTGAAATACCAGCTCCTAATGCCGAAATGAAAGGGAGAGTAATGGACGTAGTAGAAAAAGGCTATTTAATGAACGGTAAAATAATACGCTACGCAAAAGTAGTAGTAGGTAAGTAATATATAAAGTATAAGTTTTTATGGCAAAGAGAGATTATTATGAGGTATTGGGTGTTACAAAATCTGCTACTATTATTGAAATTAAAAAAGCATATAGAAAAGTAGCCTTAAAATATCATCCCGATAGGAATCCTGACAATCCAGCGGCAGAAGAAAAATTTAAAGAAGCTGCCGAAGCGTATGAAGTATTAGGCAACGAAGATAAAAAAGCCAAATACGATCGTTTTGGTCATGCAGGTGTTGATGGTCCCGGTGGTTTTGGCGGTGGTGGTGGCATGAATATGGAAGACATATTCAGTCAGTTTGGCGATATTTTTGGTGGTGGAGGCGGAGGTTTTGGCTCTTTCTTTGGTGGTGGAGGTCGTGGCGGTTCTCGGGTTCAAAAAGGAAGTAATTTAAGAGTAAAATTAAAACTTACCTTAGAAGACATAGAAGCTGGCGTAGAGAAAAAAATAAAACTCAATAAACTCGTAAATGTTGAAGGTTCTACTTTTGATACCTGTCCTACCTGTGGAGGAAGCGGTGCTGTGCGTAGAGTTACTAATACTATTTTAGGGCAAATGCAAACCACATCTACCTGCCCTACTTGCAATGGAGCAGGCAAAAGCATAAGCAAAAGAGCTCCGGGAGCAGACAGTAACGGACAAAAAAGAGAAGAACGTGTAGTGAGTGTAAACATACCCGCAGGTGTAGAAGATGGCATGCAGTTACAAGTGCGTGGAGAAGGAAACGAAGGACCTTTTAATGGCATTAATGGCGATTTAATAGTGCTAATAGAAGAAGAAAAACACGAAGCTTTAGTTAGAGATGGACAAAATGTACTATATAAATTAGACTTAAATTTTGCCGATGCCACATTAGGCACATCTGTAGAAGTACCAACCATAGGAGGCAAAGCAAAAATAAAAGTCCCGGAAGGAACACAAAGTGGCAAAGTACTAAGACTAAAAGGAAAAGGGCTACCAAGCGTTAATGCTTATGGCAAGGGCGACCAATTGGTTTACGTATATGTTTATACACCACAAGACTTAACTAAAGAAGAAAAAAGACTGCTGGAAAAACTGAGAGAAAGCGAAAATTTTAAACCTAAGGAAGTAAGCGAAAGTAAAAGTTTTTTTGATAATGTAAAAGACTTTTTTAGCTAATTTGGCACAGTTTATGATTACTAAAAGATAAAATTAAAAACCTATGAAAAGAATAAATATTTTATTGGCATCGGCATTAGCTTTTATTGGTGTTAATGCACAGAGCTACAACCCTGTTTCTACAGAATATACCGCATTTTCCGATGGAGAAAAAGAAGTGTTTAAAGTAGTATTTAATCAAGTAAGTCAAAAACAAGTAGATGAAGCTGTAAAAGATTACTTAAAAAACTACAAAGCAAAATTAAGTGGCGTAAAAGGTGTAAAAGATGAATACACCGCTTCAGATTTAAAATTAACTAACGTTAATACTGCCGCTACTAATATGGTTTTAAAAACAACAGAGTTAGAAGGCAATGCTACACTTTATGTACATTATTTAGTAGATGGCAAAATAGTATCTGAAAAAAATACACCAAGCGAATTTGGTGGATATGAAAAATTTACCGAAGCCATAGCAAATAAAGCAACATACATAGCTTATGATGCGGTACTTAAAACTCAAAACAAAGTAGTTTCTGATAAAGAAAGCGACCTAAAAAACTTAGAAAAAGATGAGAAAAAAGCACACGACAGCATAGGCGATGCTAAAAAATCTATTAAAGATTCAGAAACAGCATTAAGCAGTTTAGAAAAAGATTTATCTAACCAAAAAGCGTTAGTATTATCTAAAAAACAAGAAGTAGAAGCTAAAAAAGCTGAAATAGCAAGCGTTAATGTAAAAACATTAGAAAGCGATATTAAAACATTAGATAAAGAAAATAGCTCAATAGCTAAAGACATAGCAAAAGACAGAGAGTCTATAGCCAAAACTAATGGCGAAATAGCTATACAACAAACAAACTTAGAAACTTTAAGAAAAACTATAGATGCACAAAAGCAAGTATTAGCTGTTTCTGCCGATAAAAAACAACTTAAAGAAGTACAAAGTTTAGAAAAAGACGAAGCTAAATTAATAGGCGGTATTGAAGAGCAAAAAGGTTCTATAGCTAACACAGAAGCAGCTATTGCTACAAAAGAAAGCACTATAGAAACTAATAAAGCAAAAATAGCAGCTATACAATCTAAAATTAATACGCACAGCGAAGATGCTTTAAAAGATCAATTAAAAGTATTAGAAAAAGATTTGAGTTCTTTAGAAAAAGAAGAAAATAGTATTACTAAAAATATAGATAAAAACAATAGCAATATCACTTCACAAGAAGAAAACATAAGACAAGCTAATGCTGAAATAGAAAAATTAAAAACAGCACAAGCAGACAAGAAAAAAGAAATAGATACAGCTAAAGAAGCGGTTAAAAATACCGAAACAGAGCAAGGCAAGTATAAATAATAGTCTTTTTAAGAACAATAAAATAAGCCCACTAATTACAACTAATTAGTGGGCTTATTGTTTTTGTGTATTAGCACCAATTTAGAAAATAGTTTAAAATTCAATGATAAATGCCGTATTTAATAAACCGATATTAAACCCTAAATGGTATTAAATTTGAGTTAAAAATTTGGTTTCAATGAAGTTTTAGAGTTTTCATAAAACTCATTAATAATACTTACCGCTTCTTCTGGGCTATCTGTTAGTTGTACCAAATCTATATCGCCTTCGCTTATATTATTATTCCCCAGCATGGTGTTTTTTATCCAGTCTATAAGTCCACCCCAATATTCTGTACCCATTAAAATAACGGGCACTCTGTCTATTTTTTTAGTTTGAATAAGTGTTAGGCTTTCAAAAAGCTCATCCATAGTACCAAAACCACCCGGCAACAAAATAAAAGCTTGGGCATATTTCACAAACATTACTTTTCGGGCAAAAAAGTAATTAAAATGGAAAAGTTTGTCCTCGTCTATATATTTATTTGATGATTGCTCATGTGGTAAATCTATGTTCAATCCCACCGATTTTCCGCCCACATTTTTTGCACCTCTGTTTCCTGCTTCCATAATGCCCGGGCCTCCGCCTGTAATTATTCCATAGCCTTCTTCTACTAAAAGCTCCGCCACTTTTACCGACATTTGGTAGTATTTATTATCTTCTTTAGTTCTAGCAGAACCATATATAGAAATACAAGGGCCAATAGCTTCCAGTCTGTCATATCCTTCCACAAATTCGCTTAATATTTTAAACATTGTCCAGCTACTTTTAGCCTGAATTTCTGTCCACGTTTTAATTGGTTTATTTGTCATTATCTTTTTTTGAAATCAATAATAAGCCTGCAAAGGTAATGCCACCATTTATTAAAAGCAATTCATAACCAAAAGTATAGCCTATTAGCTGTGGCGAATATTTATTAATGAAGAAAGTTAAAACAGGCGAAAGCACACAAATTAAAGGCACTAAATGGTCTTTAACTTTTAATTTGGTTAAAATACCAAAAGTAAACAAGCCCAATAATGGACCATAAGTGTAGCCCGCAAATGTGAAAATTTGAGAAATAACACTCTCATTTCCCAGTTTATCAAAAAACCAAACAGTTAAAATTAGAATTACCGAAAATGTTATGTGCACATAAAGCCTTGTCTTTTTACTTGAAGCAGTTTCTTTTTTGTGCATATTTAAAAAATCAACACAAAAAGCGGTAGTTAAAGAAGTAAGAGCAGAATCGGCACTGGAATATGCTGCGGCTATTAAGCCCAACAAAAAAATAACACCTGCCACCACAGGAAAATGATGCAAGGCAATTTCTGGAAATAAATAATCTGGTCGGGCAGGAATTTGTAAACCTATGCTATTGGCATAAACAAACAAAAAAGCTCCTAAACATAAAAACAAAAAGTTAATTGGAATAAGCATAATACTCATGCTAATAATATTCTTTTTAGCTTCATTTTCGTTTTTGCAAGTTAAGTTTTTTTGCATCATATCTTGGTCAAGACCTGTCATAACTAAAGCTATTAAAGCTCCGCTAAAAAATTGCTTTACAAAATGCAGTTTGCTGGTGCTAAAATCTTTAAAAAACAAAGTTTTAGTATAGCCCATTTCTGTAGCTTGTGTCCAAAGTTCGCTAATATTAAAACCCGTTTGTTTGCTTATATAATAAATAGCAAAAAGCAAAGCAATAATCATAAAACTGGTTTGTAACGTGTCGGTTATTACTATGGTTTTTATACCTCCTTGGTAAGTGTAAATCCATATTAAAACAACGGTAATTATAGTGGTAAAAATAAAGGGTATATGATAATGACTAAACAAAAAATGATGCAACACACCTGCCACCAAAAACAACCTAAAAGAAGCTCCCACTACCCGGCTTAAAAGGAAAAAAGCGGAGCCCGTTTTATGAGATAAAAACCCAAATCGCTCGCCAAGATATTCGTAAATAGAAATAAGATTTAGCTTATAATATATAGGAATTAAAACAAAAGCAATAAAGGCGTAGCCCAGTAAATAACCAAAAACCAACTGTAAATAAGAAAAAGAAGCACCGCCCACCTGCCCTGGCACACTTAAAAAAGTAACACCACTCAGCGAAGCTCCTATCATACCAAAAGCCACTAAGTACCACTTAGAGTTTTTATTGCCACTAAAAAAAGTATTGTTATCGCCAGAGCCTTTAGTAAGCTGAGCTATAAGTATTAAAAACAAAAAATAAGCAGAGATAGTTATAATAATAATGAGAGGCGTCATGTAGTTTAGTTTGTTGCAAAGCTACATTTTTTTGTTTACCTTTAAAGTCATGCAGATTCCTGTTATTGATATAAGCCAATTAATCACAAACAAAGAGAAAATAGCAAAGGATATAAGAGAAGCTTGTAGCCAAACAGGCTTTTTTTACATAAAAAATCATGGCGTTTCGGAAAAATTACAAAATGATTTAGCCAATATTAGCGAACGATTTTTTAAGTTGCCTTTAGAGGAAAAGAATAAAATTAATATGAAAAAAGCAGGCAAAGCATGGCGGGGTTATTTTCCTGTTAAGGGCGAACTAACCTCTAATCTGCCCGATTTGAAAGAAGGCATCTATTTTGGCGAAGAACATAATGAACAAAGCAAAGAAGTTTTAAATAGTGTTCCATTGTTTGGGGCAAATTTATATCCTCATCAAGTGCCTAAATTTAAAGAAATAGTAGAACAATATATGCTCGCCATGAAGGAACTGGCTGATAGGGTAATGCAAGCTATAGCTTTAAGTTTGGACTTGGAAATGGATTATTTTATAAAACATTACACTTATAATCCCACTCATTTGTTCCGAATATTTCATTATCCGCCTACAAAGCAAAAAGGAGAAGATGAACTTTGGGGTGTAGGAGCACATACCGATTATGGTTTAATAACTATTTTAAAGCAAGATGAAGTGGGTGGGCTACAAGTAAAAAGTAAAGATGGTTGGATAGACGCTCCACCAATTAAAAATACTTTTGTGTGCAATATAGGCGATATGTTGGATTATTTAACGGGCGGATTTTATCAATCTACTTTGCATAGGGTTAGAAACACTACCAATAAGAGTAGGTATTCGTTTCCTTATTTTTTTGACCCAAATTTTAATGCAGAAATAAAACAAATAGATTTAAGCCACTTAAGTATTGATAAATTTGAAAGAAACACACGTTGGGATAATACAGATTTACATGCTTTTAAAGGCACTTATGGGCAGTATATTTTAAACAAAATAGGGAAAGTTTTTCCGGAGTTATGAGTTACTCGTGGCACGACTTGGAATCGTGCCACGAATATTATAAAACTTTCTTAATCTCTTTTACTAATTCGGGTCCTTTATAAATAAAGCCACTATAAACTTGCACTAATGCTGCTCCTATATCTATTTTGCGTTTAGCATCTTGTGCACTCATAATGCCACCTACGGCTATAATTGGGATATTATTTTTATTGTTTTTCATTAAAAATTCCAATACTTCATCAGAACGTTGCGCAATAGGT
Coding sequences within:
- a CDS encoding SRPBCC family protein, coding for MKILLGIIGVILLAYMALGVFGKKNYKVEREILIQAPKEAIWKHISNYNNWGAWSPWVNKDSNAVYTFSEEQGGVGAAQSWEGNEEVGKGSMETTKTEGNDLLEYKLQFIEPWEMQSYGGFTLETVDEGTKVTWTDQGNIPFMQRAFMIFMDMDKMIGPDFELGLQKLKEIAENEKSLAQEYEIKTIDFPVTTYIGKKYKIAFTNLDAELFGNTYQTIGVFLAKNNLESEGMPAAIYFSWDMENGTTEMAPVIPVANYTNGTKLTDELEVFSANATKALEVDYYGPYEESGKAHEAISKYLVENNIEVKGFVIEEYANDPATVNSSQEYLTKIYYLLN
- a CDS encoding nucleotide exchange factor GrpE: MSQEEQNEKIEEQEINKEENTAEEPEVTEATEENSVETLERKLQEQKDKYLRLFADFDNYKKRTAKERLDLLNTAGKDIILSILPVLDDFERAIAVADNATDVNSVKEGMDLIKNKLFNTLKQRGLEPMDSQGKDFDAEQQEAITEIPAPNAEMKGRVMDVVEKGYLMNGKIIRYAKVVVGK
- the dnaJ gene encoding molecular chaperone DnaJ, which gives rise to MAKRDYYEVLGVTKSATIIEIKKAYRKVALKYHPDRNPDNPAAEEKFKEAAEAYEVLGNEDKKAKYDRFGHAGVDGPGGFGGGGGMNMEDIFSQFGDIFGGGGGGFGSFFGGGGRGGSRVQKGSNLRVKLKLTLEDIEAGVEKKIKLNKLVNVEGSTFDTCPTCGGSGAVRRVTNTILGQMQTTSTCPTCNGAGKSISKRAPGADSNGQKREERVVSVNIPAGVEDGMQLQVRGEGNEGPFNGINGDLIVLIEEEKHEALVRDGQNVLYKLDLNFADATLGTSVEVPTIGGKAKIKVPEGTQSGKVLRLKGKGLPSVNAYGKGDQLVYVYVYTPQDLTKEEKRLLEKLRESENFKPKEVSESKSFFDNVKDFFS
- a CDS encoding TIGR00730 family Rossman fold protein, whose product is MTNKPIKTWTEIQAKSSWTMFKILSEFVEGYDRLEAIGPCISIYGSARTKEDNKYYQMSVKVAELLVEEGYGIITGGGPGIMEAGNRGAKNVGGKSVGLNIDLPHEQSSNKYIDEDKLFHFNYFFARKVMFVKYAQAFILLPGGFGTMDELFESLTLIQTKKIDRVPVILMGTEYWGGLIDWIKNTMLGNNNISEGDIDLVQLTDSPEEAVSIINEFYENSKTSLKPNF
- a CDS encoding sodium:solute symporter, coding for MTPLIIIITISAYFLFLILIAQLTKGSGDNNTFFSGNKNSKWYLVAFGMIGASLSGVTFLSVPGQVGGASFSYLQLVFGYLLGYAFIAFVLIPIYYKLNLISIYEYLGERFGFLSHKTGSAFFLLSRVVGASFRLFLVAGVLHHFLFSHYHIPFIFTTIITVVLIWIYTYQGGIKTIVITDTLQTSFMIIALLFAIYYISKQTGFNISELWTQATEMGYTKTLFFKDFSTSKLHFVKQFFSGALIALVMTGLDQDMMQKNLTCKNENEAKKNIISMSIMLIPINFLFLCLGAFLFVYANSIGLQIPARPDYLFPEIALHHFPVVAGVIFLLGLIAAAYSSADSALTSLTTAFCVDFLNMHKKETASSKKTRLYVHITFSVILILTVWFFDKLGNESVISQIFTFAGYTYGPLLGLFTFGILTKLKVKDHLVPLICVLSPVLTFFINKYSPQLIGYTFGYELLLINGGITFAGLLLISKKDNDK
- a CDS encoding isopenicillin N synthase family oxygenase encodes the protein MQIPVIDISQLITNKEKIAKDIREACSQTGFFYIKNHGVSEKLQNDLANISERFFKLPLEEKNKINMKKAGKAWRGYFPVKGELTSNLPDLKEGIYFGEEHNEQSKEVLNSVPLFGANLYPHQVPKFKEIVEQYMLAMKELADRVMQAIALSLDLEMDYFIKHYTYNPTHLFRIFHYPPTKQKGEDELWGVGAHTDYGLITILKQDEVGGLQVKSKDGWIDAPPIKNTFVCNIGDMLDYLTGGFYQSTLHRVRNTTNKSRYSFPYFFDPNFNAEIKQIDLSHLSIDKFERNTRWDNTDLHAFKGTYGQYILNKIGKVFPEL